The Burkholderia cepacia ATCC 25416 genome includes a window with the following:
- a CDS encoding ABC transporter permease, which translates to MSTPVDLTLRAPATSAAAGWLRRHPGLALAAVYLLLNAIAVIAPGWLVHYDPLAADPLSAQLGSSAEHWLGTDQLGRDIFSRVVYGARYSLSISAAAIGVATLFGTALGLFAGLARGWLDELITRVLDVVSAFPDLLLALMLISFTGPGAVNLVFALGVASVPRFARVVRAQTFVVAASGYVEHARTLGLAPAVLVWRHVLPHAIAQVPVLATIGLGTAIIGTSGLSFLGMGPQPPAAEWGLMLAEGRNYLYNAWWIAVWPGVAITAAVIAVNALGGYWQARFERREAA; encoded by the coding sequence ATGTCCACTCCCGTCGATCTCACATTGCGCGCCCCGGCGACATCCGCCGCGGCCGGCTGGCTGCGCCGCCATCCGGGCCTCGCGCTGGCTGCCGTCTATCTGCTGTTGAACGCGATTGCGGTCATCGCACCGGGCTGGCTCGTGCACTACGATCCGCTGGCCGCCGATCCGCTGTCCGCGCAGCTCGGCAGCAGTGCCGAGCACTGGCTCGGCACCGACCAGCTGGGCCGCGACATCTTCTCGCGCGTCGTGTACGGCGCACGCTACTCGCTGTCGATCAGCGCGGCCGCGATCGGCGTCGCGACGCTGTTCGGCACCGCGCTCGGGCTGTTTGCCGGCCTTGCGCGCGGCTGGCTCGACGAGCTGATCACGCGCGTGCTCGACGTCGTGTCCGCATTCCCCGACCTGCTGCTCGCGCTGATGCTGATCTCGTTCACCGGCCCCGGCGCGGTGAACCTCGTGTTCGCGCTCGGCGTCGCGTCGGTGCCGCGCTTCGCGCGCGTGGTGCGGGCGCAAACCTTCGTCGTCGCGGCTTCCGGCTACGTCGAGCACGCGCGCACGCTCGGCCTCGCGCCGGCGGTGCTGGTCTGGCGGCACGTGCTGCCGCATGCGATCGCGCAGGTACCGGTGCTCGCGACGATCGGGCTCGGCACCGCGATCATCGGCACGTCGGGACTGAGCTTCCTGGGCATGGGGCCGCAGCCGCCCGCCGCCGAATGGGGGCTGATGCTCGCCGAGGGCCGCAACTATCTGTACAACGCGTGGTGGATCGCGGTGTGGCCCGGCGTCGCGATCACCGCGGCCGTGATCGCCGTGAATGCGCTCGGCGGCTACTGGCAGGCGCGCTTCGAACGCAGGGAGGCAGCATGA